The following coding sequences are from one Geothrix sp. window:
- a CDS encoding PKD domain-containing protein, which produces MSFLRFALCALLAAASVLAQAAGKKILFNHTKHEDGGTSAEWVICSASEPIPSPANPTTETAWNGGLSAFGFDLNKAGYAVETLPPGGRITYGDTTNAQDLSKYAAHVLPECYVYFTAAEKQAIYSYVQSGGGLFIIGNHQGASRVTSSVPGSTDAFTVFNDLVSVNGGNPYGFTFIVGHGPGDALANTTSTAFATGTSPAEQAIIHGAYGTLSLMDFHSFAYLSPNTAQNPNVREILHTGIAGDTGSFIVTSTVGAGRVVALSDSSPSDDGTTTTSGKSLHNSYTINSNRAFFMNAVAYLAGDAGPVAPTPVVGIASPASNTTITAGGSISFQGSASIADGSTMTYSWSFGDGTSAAVLGPVAHTYATAGTYVATFTATSNQGKSASATRTITVNAAAFTVTASAGTGGTITPAGAVSVANGGSQTFSIAPSAGYVIGAVTVDGVSQGAIGTYTFTAVTANHTIAASFTASAGSSLSETFDTGTKSAYATGAVSLATGSWTLDDALLGNTTADPKVGTQSVRVRNSGKVTMGFSFATGAKTVTVKHGKYGTDGNATWGLWYSVNGGTTWTQAGTSVTTSSTTLATATFTVNVPGAIRFELRKTDGSANRVNFDDFKIAGY; this is translated from the coding sequence TTCGCGCTCTGCGCCCTCCTGGCGGCCGCTTCCGTGCTCGCCCAGGCCGCAGGGAAGAAGATCCTCTTCAACCACACCAAGCACGAGGATGGCGGCACCAGCGCCGAGTGGGTGATCTGCTCCGCCAGCGAGCCCATCCCCTCCCCCGCCAACCCCACCACCGAGACCGCCTGGAACGGCGGCCTCAGCGCCTTCGGCTTCGACCTCAACAAGGCCGGCTACGCCGTGGAGACCCTCCCGCCGGGGGGGCGCATCACCTATGGCGATACCACCAACGCCCAGGACCTCTCGAAGTACGCCGCCCACGTGCTCCCCGAGTGCTACGTCTACTTCACGGCCGCCGAGAAGCAGGCCATCTATTCTTATGTCCAGAGCGGCGGCGGCCTCTTCATCATCGGCAACCACCAGGGCGCCAGCCGCGTGACCAGCTCCGTGCCCGGCAGCACCGACGCCTTCACCGTCTTCAACGACCTCGTCAGCGTCAACGGCGGCAACCCCTACGGCTTCACCTTCATCGTCGGGCACGGGCCCGGCGACGCCCTCGCCAACACCACCAGTACGGCCTTCGCCACGGGCACCAGCCCCGCCGAGCAGGCCATCATCCACGGCGCCTACGGCACGCTCAGCCTGATGGACTTCCACAGCTTCGCCTACCTGTCCCCCAACACCGCCCAGAACCCCAATGTCCGGGAGATCCTCCACACGGGGATCGCGGGCGACACCGGCAGCTTCATCGTCACGTCGACGGTCGGAGCGGGTCGCGTGGTCGCCCTCAGCGACAGCTCTCCCAGTGACGACGGCACCACCACCACTTCCGGCAAGTCCCTCCACAACAGCTACACCATCAACAGCAACCGGGCCTTCTTCATGAACGCCGTGGCCTACCTCGCGGGCGATGCGGGGCCCGTGGCCCCGACGCCCGTGGTGGGCATCGCCTCCCCGGCCTCGAACACCACCATCACCGCGGGGGGCTCCATCAGCTTCCAGGGCAGCGCCAGCATCGCCGACGGCAGCACCATGACCTACAGCTGGTCCTTCGGGGATGGCACCAGCGCCGCGGTCCTGGGCCCCGTCGCCCACACCTATGCCACCGCCGGCACCTACGTCGCCACCTTCACCGCCACCAGCAACCAGGGCAAGTCGGCTTCGGCCACCCGCACCATCACCGTGAACGCCGCGGCCTTCACCGTCACCGCCAGCGCGGGGACGGGTGGCACCATCACCCCGGCCGGAGCCGTGAGCGTGGCGAACGGTGGCAGCCAGACCTTCTCCATCGCCCCGTCCGCAGGCTACGTGATCGGCGCCGTCACCGTGGACGGCGTGAGCCAGGGTGCCATCGGGACCTACACGTTCACCGCCGTCACGGCGAACCACACCATTGCCGCCAGCTTCACGGCCAGCGCCGGCTCCAGCCTCTCGGAGACCTTCGACACCGGCACCAAGAGCGCCTATGCCACGGGCGCCGTCTCCCTCGCCACCGGCTCCTGGACCCTGGACGACGCCCTGCTGGGCAACACCACCGCAGACCCCAAGGTCGGCACCCAGAGCGTCCGGGTGCGCAACAGCGGCAAGGTCACCATGGGCTTCAGCTTCGCCACTGGGGCCAAGACCGTGACCGTCAAGCATGGGAAGTACGGAACCGATGGCAACGCCACCTGGGGCCTCTGGTACTCCGTGAACGGCGGCACCACCTGGACCCAGGCCGGAACGTCCGTGACCACCTCGTCCACCACCCTGGCCACGGCCACCTTCACCGTGAATGTCCCCGGAGCCATCCGCTTCGAGCTGCGCAAGACCGACGGCAGCGCCAACCGGGTCAACTTCGACGACTTCAAGATCGCCGGCTACTGA